Proteins from a single region of Lentimicrobium saccharophilum:
- a CDS encoding SDR family oxidoreductase → MQAMQQLGSSKILVTGGAGFIGSNLVEALLGKGSRVVCLDNFSTGKQENIKDFLTHPDFSMITGDIRNADDCRNACEGTDYVLHQAALGSVPRSIKDPATSNDVNIGGFVNMLVAARDAGVKRFVYAASSSTYGDHPALPKKEDVIGKPLSPYAITKYVNELYAGVFADLYGMQTIGLRYFNVFGKRQDPDGAYAAVIPKFIKQLVRGESPVINGDGSQSRDFTYIDNVVQINLLALLTDNPAALNTVYNVAYGESTTLNELFVLLTMLLQGLGLPAGEIRPVYGPPRAGDVQHSLASIEKARKLLGYNPKYSLPEGLKQAINWYYENLK, encoded by the coding sequence ATGCAGGCTATGCAACAATTGGGATCATCAAAAATACTGGTAACCGGCGGGGCCGGCTTTATTGGCTCCAACCTGGTTGAGGCATTGCTCGGAAAGGGAAGCCGGGTTGTTTGCCTTGATAATTTCAGTACCGGGAAGCAGGAGAATATCAAAGACTTTCTCACCCACCCGGATTTTTCGATGATTACCGGGGATATCCGCAATGCGGATGATTGCCGGAATGCCTGTGAAGGGACAGACTATGTGCTTCACCAGGCTGCCCTGGGATCCGTCCCGAGGTCCATCAAGGATCCTGCAACTTCAAATGATGTAAATATCGGTGGTTTCGTGAATATGCTGGTCGCTGCGCGCGATGCAGGCGTCAAACGATTCGTTTACGCGGCAAGCTCCTCCACTTACGGCGACCACCCTGCCCTTCCCAAAAAGGAAGATGTAATCGGCAAACCGCTCTCCCCTTATGCGATTACCAAGTATGTGAATGAACTCTATGCCGGGGTTTTTGCTGATCTTTACGGTATGCAGACCATCGGGCTGAGGTATTTCAACGTGTTCGGCAAACGCCAGGACCCTGACGGGGCCTATGCTGCGGTGATACCGAAGTTCATCAAACAACTGGTACGGGGCGAATCCCCGGTAATCAACGGAGACGGAAGTCAGTCACGCGATTTTACCTATATCGACAATGTAGTGCAGATCAATCTGCTGGCGCTCCTCACCGACAATCCCGCCGCCCTCAATACAGTATATAACGTAGCCTACGGCGAAAGCACCACGCTGAACGAATTGTTTGTCCTGTTAACCATGTTGTTGCAGGGATTGGGGCTTCCTGCCGGAGAGATCAGACCGGTGTACGGACCACCAAGGGCCGGGGATGTGCAGCACTCTCTTGCTTCCATCGAAAAGGCAAGGAAGTTGCTCGGGTATAACCCGAAGTACAGCCTCCCGGAAGGTCTGAAGCAGGCAATAAACTGGTATTACGAAAATCTTAAATAA
- a CDS encoding secondary thiamine-phosphate synthase enzyme YjbQ, whose amino-acid sequence MVNQKEIVLPAFPRGFHLITELVLSQLPPLPETGLLHLFIRHTSAGICINENADPTVLIDFETVFNRMVPEGQPFYRHTIEGNDDMPAHIKSVLAGAEVNIPVTNGKLNLGTWQGIYLCEFRNRGGQRRLMATLIS is encoded by the coding sequence ATGGTAAATCAGAAGGAAATTGTGCTTCCGGCCTTCCCCCGCGGATTTCACCTTATCACAGAGCTGGTATTGTCCCAGCTGCCTCCTTTGCCGGAGACCGGATTGCTGCATCTCTTTATCAGGCATACATCGGCAGGAATCTGCATCAACGAAAATGCAGATCCCACCGTATTGATTGATTTCGAAACCGTTTTTAACAGAATGGTTCCCGAGGGGCAGCCTTTTTACCGCCATACTATTGAGGGGAATGACGATATGCCCGCACACATCAAATCGGTGCTGGCCGGCGCAGAAGTGAATATTCCTGTAACCAACGGAAAACTGAATCTTGGAACCTGGCAGGGAATTTATCTGTGCGAATTCCGCAACCGTGGCGGGCAGCGCAGACTGATGGCTACGCTGATCAGCTGA
- a CDS encoding citrate (Si)-synthase has protein sequence MAKRLKDTLYEKIMDWRPRTERLMKEYGNVVVDQVTIGQILGGMRGIKSLVSDISYLDPQEGIRYRGYTLPEVFEKLPKAKGGNMPLVEGLFYLLLTGDMPTEEQAAEVADEFNKRRILPRFIYELIDAMPCCSHPMTIFSTAILTLHRESFFTKKYHAGISKLDYWDPTYEDSLNLLAKLPEIATYTYAKLYRDGKRIQSNPNLDFGGNFAHMMGIGKPYDDVSRMHFIVHADHEAGNVSAHTGHLVASSLSDVYLSISAMVNGLAGPLHGLANQEVLRWLQDLMDKMNGEVPTEDELKQFVWNTLNSGQVIPGFGHAVLRKTDPRYMLQREFSLKNMPEDPLFKVVDMLYNVVPPILLEQGKAKNPWPNVDAQSGVIQWHYGIKEYDFYTVLFGIGRSIGICANIIWDRALGYPLERPKSLTTAILEDFAAGKDVVIED, from the coding sequence ATGGCAAAGAGACTGAAAGATACACTGTACGAAAAGATCATGGACTGGCGTCCCCGTACTGAGCGACTGATGAAAGAATACGGCAATGTGGTGGTCGATCAGGTTACCATTGGTCAGATCCTTGGCGGGATGAGGGGAATTAAATCCCTGGTCTCAGATATTTCTTACCTCGACCCGCAGGAAGGTATCCGTTACAGAGGATATACACTTCCTGAGGTTTTTGAAAAACTTCCGAAAGCAAAAGGAGGAAATATGCCCCTGGTGGAGGGCCTTTTTTATCTGCTGCTTACCGGCGATATGCCCACAGAAGAACAGGCTGCTGAGGTGGCGGACGAGTTTAACAAACGCAGGATACTTCCCCGGTTCATCTATGAGCTGATCGATGCCATGCCATGCTGCAGCCATCCAATGACTATTTTCTCCACTGCTATCCTTACCCTGCATCGTGAGTCGTTTTTTACCAAGAAATACCATGCCGGGATCAGTAAACTTGATTACTGGGATCCTACCTATGAGGATTCGCTTAACCTGCTTGCCAAGCTGCCGGAGATTGCCACTTATACATATGCGAAACTCTATCGTGACGGTAAAAGAATTCAATCGAATCCCAATCTTGACTTCGGAGGGAATTTTGCCCACATGATGGGTATAGGAAAGCCTTATGATGATGTTTCCAGGATGCACTTTATCGTGCATGCCGATCATGAAGCCGGTAACGTAAGTGCACATACCGGTCATCTGGTTGCCAGTTCGCTTTCGGATGTTTACCTTTCGATTTCTGCAATGGTAAACGGACTGGCAGGTCCGCTGCATGGTCTTGCCAACCAGGAAGTGCTGCGCTGGCTGCAGGATCTGATGGATAAAATGAACGGGGAAGTTCCCACCGAAGATGAACTCAAACAATTTGTCTGGAATACCCTGAATTCAGGGCAGGTTATACCGGGCTTCGGTCATGCCGTGCTGCGTAAAACCGATCCGCGCTATATGCTTCAGCGGGAGTTCAGCCTGAAAAATATGCCTGAAGATCCGCTTTTCAAAGTTGTGGATATGTTATACAATGTGGTGCCGCCCATTCTTCTCGAACAGGGCAAGGCTAAAAACCCATGGCCCAATGTGGATGCACAGTCCGGAGTTATCCAATGGCACTATGGCATCAAGGAGTACGACTTTTATACCGTACTGTTCGGGATAGGCAGGTCGATCGGAATCTGTGCGAATATCATCTGGGACCGAGCCCTGGGGTATCCGCTCGAAAGGCCCAAGTCGCTGACTACAGCCATCCTTGAAGACTTTGCAGCCGGCAAGGATGTGGTGATCGAAGATTAG
- the icd gene encoding NADP-dependent isocitrate dehydrogenase, translating into MDENRITIAGGKLMVPDRPVIPFIEGDGTGPDIWSAAVRVMDAAVAKAYGGKRKIEWLEVLAGEKAFNLTGNWLPEETLEAFRDYKVGIKGPLTTPVGGGIRSLNVALRQQLDLYVCLRPVRWFSGVPSPVKDPSKVDMHIFRENTEDIYAGIEFMSGTPEARKMRDFLQQEMGVKKIRFPETSSFGIKPVSKEGTERLVRAALEYTISRGLPSLTLVHKGNIMKFTEGAFKLWGYDLARREFGKYTFTWAEYDEIVEASGKEAADKAQQDAVSAGKIIVKDVIADAFLQQILLRPAEYSVIATLNLNGDYISDALAAIVGGIGIAPGANINYVTGHAIFEATHGTAPKYAGLDMVNPGSVILSGAMMLEYMGWIEAARLIYDGIEKTILQGRVTYDFHRLMQHATKLKTSEFGTAITEAIHNS; encoded by the coding sequence ATGGACGAAAATAGGATCACCATTGCCGGCGGCAAGCTGATGGTGCCTGACAGGCCGGTTATCCCTTTTATTGAAGGCGATGGCACCGGCCCGGATATCTGGTCTGCAGCGGTAAGGGTTATGGATGCAGCGGTTGCGAAAGCATACGGCGGAAAAAGAAAGATTGAATGGCTTGAAGTACTGGCGGGTGAAAAGGCGTTCAATCTTACGGGTAACTGGTTGCCCGAAGAAACACTTGAAGCTTTCAGGGATTATAAAGTTGGGATAAAAGGGCCGCTCACCACCCCGGTAGGGGGCGGAATCCGCTCCCTGAATGTGGCATTGCGTCAGCAGCTCGATCTGTATGTTTGTCTGAGACCGGTCAGATGGTTTTCCGGGGTTCCCAGTCCGGTAAAGGATCCCTCAAAAGTTGATATGCATATTTTCAGGGAAAACACCGAAGATATTTATGCCGGGATTGAATTTATGAGCGGTACGCCGGAGGCCCGGAAGATGCGTGATTTTCTCCAGCAGGAAATGGGGGTGAAAAAAATCCGGTTTCCTGAAACCAGCTCCTTCGGGATTAAGCCGGTATCGAAGGAAGGGACAGAGCGCCTGGTCAGGGCAGCCCTTGAATATACCATCAGCCGGGGATTGCCCTCATTAACCCTGGTGCACAAAGGGAACATCATGAAGTTTACCGAAGGCGCCTTCAAGTTATGGGGATATGATCTTGCACGCCGGGAATTCGGAAAGTATACCTTTACCTGGGCGGAGTATGATGAAATTGTTGAAGCATCCGGCAAGGAAGCCGCAGACAAGGCGCAGCAGGATGCAGTATCGGCAGGTAAAATCATTGTTAAGGATGTGATCGCGGATGCTTTTCTGCAGCAGATACTTCTGCGTCCGGCCGAATATTCAGTTATTGCCACCCTGAACCTGAACGGTGATTACATTTCCGACGCCCTGGCTGCCATTGTCGGAGGAATCGGCATTGCCCCCGGAGCAAATATCAATTATGTAACCGGACATGCTATTTTCGAGGCCACCCATGGCACCGCCCCCAAATATGCCGGGCTGGATATGGTGAATCCCGGATCCGTGATTCTTTCGGGCGCCATGATGCTGGAATACATGGGCTGGATTGAAGCAGCCAGACTGATCTATGATGGCATTGAAAAAACAATTCTTCAGGGCAGGGTGACTTATGATTTTCACCGCCTGATGCAGCATGCCACCAAATTAAAGACTTCTGAATTCGGTACGGCCATAACAGAGGCAATCCACAATTCATAA
- a CDS encoding thiol-disulfide oxidoreductase DCC family protein: MNKSISDKVIPSEKSLVIFDGFCILCSRATNFLLRADRKRKLFFIADPGRPAVLPSAASQAETLRGESIIFIRDGNVFSASRAVIEILITLGGGWKVFALFRIVPRQWSDFIYRYIARYRYQWFGKRSVCYMPGTLQTDRVLILNEIEKENKI, from the coding sequence ATGAACAAAAGCATTTCTGATAAAGTCATTCCTTCTGAAAAGAGCCTGGTCATTTTCGATGGATTTTGCATTCTTTGCAGCAGAGCAACTAACTTTTTACTCCGGGCAGACAGAAAGCGGAAATTATTTTTCATCGCTGATCCGGGCCGGCCGGCCGTTTTGCCATCAGCGGCATCGCAGGCGGAAACCCTGAGAGGAGAAAGTATTATTTTTATCAGGGATGGTAATGTGTTTTCAGCTTCACGGGCAGTTATTGAAATCCTCATCACGCTCGGAGGAGGCTGGAAGGTTTTCGCACTTTTCAGGATAGTTCCCCGGCAATGGAGCGATTTCATATACCGCTATATTGCCCGTTACCGGTATCAGTGGTTCGGGAAACGAAGCGTTTGTTATATGCCCGGTACCCTTCAGACGGACAGGGTACTTATCTTAAATGAGATTGAAAAAGAAAATAAAATTTAA
- a CDS encoding TonB-dependent receptor encodes MQNFSRITIITAILLAISTSGVFAQNGTVRGFVYEQETGEPVIFTNVYFYKTTYGSSTDVNGYFTISKIPDGQYTLMVTYLGYDTLREQVTIKGNTVLTKKLYLTKSAFNLDAVQITADREEARSDTRTSVIKLTPKQISRIPTIGGQPDLAQYLQVLPGVIFTGDQGGQLYIRGGSPIQNKVLLDGMIIYNPFHSIGLFSVFDTDILRNADIYTGGFNAQHGGRISSVMDLTTRDGNKKHLAGKAGASTFGAKLMLEGPLKKQTDDSPSSISFLLSAKNSYLKQTSELIYNYIDSAGLPFNYTDVYGKVSVNAANGSKVNFYGFNFNDKVDYTDLATYKWNSTGGGTNWVVIPGNNPVLMEGNFAYSSYNITMEEGSLPARSSEINGFNLGLGFTYFLGKDEIKYGLEMLGFKTEFDFYNTVGRQISQTENTTEIAGFVKYKMTRGKLLFEPGFRLQYYASLGNFSPEPRLAMKYNFSDNFRMKMAAGLYSQNLISANSDRDVVNLFYGFLSGPDNLQETFDGKQVKHKLQKAGHIILGAEIDPLPNVSVNLEVYYKDFSQLTNINRNKVFEDNGDYNDPTSNSFKPEYLRKDFIIENGDANGFDVSVKYDSRKIYFWAVYSLAYVNRFDGLINYVPHYDRRHNVNLVSSYRFGKELNWEFNARWNLGSGFPFTQTQGFYEKLTFQQGAGTDYLTSNGQLGIIYAEYNKARLPYYHRLDFSLMRRFRIGEKGMLEFNLSVTNIYNRDNIFYVNRITGDKVYQLPVMPSFGMTMSF; translated from the coding sequence ATGCAAAACTTTTCCAGAATTACGATTATTACTGCCATCCTACTGGCAATCAGCACATCAGGGGTTTTCGCCCAGAACGGAACCGTTCGCGGATTTGTATATGAGCAGGAGACCGGGGAACCGGTTATTTTCACGAATGTCTATTTTTACAAAACCACTTACGGTTCATCCACCGATGTGAACGGATACTTCACCATTTCTAAAATTCCCGACGGGCAGTACACGCTGATGGTAACTTATCTTGGTTATGACACCCTGCGTGAACAGGTGACGATAAAAGGCAATACGGTACTGACGAAGAAACTGTATCTGACCAAATCGGCCTTTAACCTGGATGCGGTGCAGATAACCGCAGACAGGGAAGAAGCCAGGAGTGACACCCGTACCTCGGTGATCAAACTGACGCCCAAACAAATCAGCCGTATCCCGACCATTGGCGGTCAACCTGACCTGGCACAGTACCTTCAGGTGCTCCCCGGTGTTATTTTTACCGGCGACCAGGGCGGTCAGTTATATATCCGCGGAGGCTCACCGATTCAGAACAAAGTGCTGCTCGACGGAATGATTATCTACAATCCTTTCCATTCCATAGGACTTTTTTCGGTTTTTGACACCGATATTCTCCGTAATGCTGACATTTATACTGGTGGGTTCAACGCCCAGCATGGCGGCCGGATTTCATCGGTGATGGACCTTACCACCCGCGACGGAAACAAAAAACACCTGGCAGGAAAAGCCGGCGCCAGCACTTTCGGCGCAAAGCTTATGCTCGAAGGGCCATTGAAAAAACAGACCGACGATAGCCCCAGCAGCATCTCCTTCCTGCTCTCGGCAAAAAACTCATATCTGAAACAAACCTCTGAACTGATCTATAACTATATTGACTCTGCCGGACTTCCTTTCAACTACACCGATGTTTACGGAAAGGTATCGGTAAATGCTGCAAACGGATCCAAAGTAAATTTCTACGGCTTTAACTTCAACGATAAGGTTGACTACACTGACCTGGCCACTTATAAATGGAATTCAACCGGCGGGGGGACCAACTGGGTGGTGATACCCGGAAACAACCCGGTACTGATGGAAGGTAACTTTGCTTATTCATCCTATAACATTACCATGGAGGAAGGATCGCTTCCGGCGCGATCAAGCGAAATCAACGGTTTTAACCTGGGGCTCGGATTTACTTATTTCCTTGGTAAAGATGAAATCAAATACGGATTGGAAATGCTCGGATTCAAGACCGAATTCGATTTTTACAATACCGTTGGCCGGCAGATTTCACAAACAGAGAACACCACTGAAATTGCCGGTTTTGTCAAATACAAGATGACCCGCGGAAAACTGCTTTTCGAACCGGGCTTCCGGCTTCAGTATTATGCATCCCTCGGGAATTTTTCGCCTGAGCCCAGGCTGGCCATGAAATATAACTTTTCAGATAATTTCAGGATGAAAATGGCCGCCGGCCTATACTCACAAAACCTGATCAGTGCCAACTCCGACAGGGACGTGGTTAACCTGTTCTATGGTTTCCTCTCCGGACCTGACAACCTGCAGGAGACCTTCGATGGGAAACAGGTAAAGCATAAGTTGCAGAAAGCAGGGCATATTATCCTTGGTGCTGAAATAGATCCCCTGCCGAATGTCAGTGTAAATTTAGAGGTCTACTACAAGGATTTCTCGCAACTTACCAATATCAACCGTAACAAGGTATTTGAAGACAACGGGGATTACAATGATCCCACCAGTAATAGTTTTAAACCGGAATACCTGCGCAAGGATTTTATCATTGAAAACGGCGATGCCAATGGTTTTGATGTATCTGTCAAATATGATTCACGCAAAATCTACTTCTGGGCCGTGTATTCGCTGGCTTACGTCAACCGTTTCGACGGGTTGATTAACTATGTTCCCCATTACGACAGAAGGCACAATGTGAATCTTGTAAGTTCATACCGCTTCGGAAAGGAACTTAACTGGGAATTCAACGCCCGCTGGAACCTGGGTTCAGGCTTCCCCTTTACACAGACTCAGGGATTCTATGAAAAGCTCACTTTCCAGCAGGGAGCCGGAACCGATTACCTGACCTCAAACGGTCAGCTTGGCATTATTTACGCCGAATATAACAAAGCCCGCCTGCCCTACTACCACAGGCTCGACTTCAGCCTTATGCGCAGGTTCAGAATCGGAGAAAAAGGGATGCTGGAATTTAACCTGAGTGTTACCAACATATACAACCGCGACAATATCTTCTACGTAAACCGGATTACAGGAGATAAGGTTTACCAGTTACCTGTTATGCCAAGTTTCGGCATGACCATGAGCTTCTGA
- the dtd gene encoding D-aminoacyl-tRNA deacylase yields the protein MRVVIQRVSRVVVSSNQYGTSRIGEGLLVLLGIEETDSESDVAWLVGKISRLRIFSDADGVMNLSVMDVNGSIMVVSQFTLHASTRKGNRPSYIRAARPETAIPMYEMFVEQLKQSTGLEVQTGWFGAMMQIELINDGPVTIIIDSKDKE from the coding sequence ATGAGAGTAGTTATTCAACGTGTCAGCAGGGTAGTAGTAAGCAGCAACCAATATGGAACCAGCCGGATAGGTGAGGGGTTGCTTGTTTTGCTGGGTATTGAGGAGACTGATAGTGAGTCTGATGTAGCATGGCTGGTCGGGAAAATTTCAAGATTAAGGATTTTCTCCGATGCTGATGGCGTGATGAATCTTTCAGTCATGGATGTCAATGGCAGTATTATGGTTGTCAGCCAGTTTACACTGCATGCAAGCACCAGGAAAGGGAACCGCCCTTCCTACATACGTGCGGCCCGGCCCGAAACGGCCATTCCGATGTATGAGATGTTTGTGGAGCAACTGAAGCAATCCACGGGGCTTGAAGTTCAGACAGGCTGGTTTGGCGCCATGATGCAGATAGAACTGATCAATGATGGCCCGGTTACCATTATCATTGATTCAAAAGACAAAGAATAA
- the rsgA gene encoding ribosome small subunit-dependent GTPase A, which translates to MDLHEGVVVRSTGSWCTVMSPGGIVTECKLKGNFRIRGIRSTNPLAVGDKVKFILQPDQEVGLIQSISDRQNFIIRKATRLSKQSHIIAANVDQAVVMVTLSKPRTSTGFIDRFLVTAEAYHIPAAILFNKCDLITGHELDRLDELFSLYSSLGYSCIRTSALTGAGKAETIALLKDKISLISGHSGVGKTALINSIEPGLMRKVGEISDYHNKGKHTTTFAEMLPLSFGGFVIDTPGIKEFGLVHFDRQEVAERFPEMRNLMHQCQFNDCTHLHEPGCAVKKALAEGRIHPDRYNNYISIVNDEYFEESEWD; encoded by the coding sequence ATGGATCTGCATGAAGGCGTTGTGGTTCGTTCAACCGGGAGCTGGTGCACCGTTATGTCGCCCGGTGGCATTGTAACAGAATGCAAGCTGAAGGGAAATTTCAGGATCAGGGGAATTCGTTCAACCAATCCTCTGGCAGTTGGGGATAAAGTGAAGTTTATTCTGCAGCCGGATCAGGAGGTTGGGCTGATACAAAGCATCAGCGACCGACAGAACTTTATAATCCGGAAAGCCACCCGCTTGTCGAAGCAGTCGCACATCATTGCAGCCAATGTTGATCAGGCGGTGGTGATGGTAACCTTATCAAAGCCAAGAACATCTACCGGTTTTATCGACCGCTTTCTGGTTACTGCCGAAGCGTATCACATCCCGGCCGCAATCCTTTTCAATAAATGTGATCTGATAACCGGCCATGAACTGGACCGCCTTGATGAACTGTTTAGCCTCTATTCATCTTTGGGATACAGTTGTATCCGAACATCAGCCCTGACCGGAGCCGGGAAAGCAGAAACAATTGCCCTCCTCAAAGATAAAATCAGCCTGATCAGCGGCCATTCCGGAGTGGGTAAAACAGCGCTGATCAATTCGATTGAACCCGGTCTGATGCGTAAGGTAGGTGAAATCTCCGACTATCATAATAAAGGAAAGCATACCACCACTTTTGCCGAAATGCTGCCCCTGAGTTTTGGCGGCTTTGTTATTGATACGCCCGGAATCAAGGAATTTGGCCTTGTACATTTCGACAGGCAGGAAGTTGCAGAACGTTTCCCTGAAATGCGTAATCTGATGCACCAATGTCAGTTCAACGATTGTACACATCTTCATGAACCGGGCTGTGCCGTAAAGAAAGCACTTGCTGAAGGACGTATTCATCCGGACCGGTACAACAATTATATCAGTATCGTCAATGATGAATATTTTGAAGAGAGTGAGTGGGATTAG
- a CDS encoding PrsW family glutamic-type intramembrane protease, producing the protein MERYFTLLISPLLFVCLYLYLKYRYPKGEFGLLFRALLYGLVMALPLVALDQAAHYLRIDGAMSLRRMIIYSFVFIGFAHELSKFLPLHYDITRRKIFGGAADGIVYAMAVALGLTTVFAVYYSFFGNHAEGDWLYLITIGPMNALFAVILGFFTGMGKMRKNRFIDSMTGLGAATFFHGIFRFTLLSNDILFFTAFAAGTLLIAFILIQRSRYVKPDSK; encoded by the coding sequence ATGGAAAGATACTTTACTTTGCTGATTTCGCCATTATTGTTTGTCTGTCTGTATTTATACCTTAAATACAGGTATCCCAAAGGAGAATTCGGATTGCTTTTCAGGGCATTGTTATACGGACTTGTCATGGCTTTACCGCTGGTTGCGCTGGATCAGGCCGCACATTATCTCAGGATAGACGGCGCCATGAGTTTACGCAGGATGATTATATACTCTTTTGTTTTCATTGGCTTTGCCCATGAGTTATCGAAATTCCTGCCCCTGCATTATGACATTACACGCAGGAAGATATTCGGAGGTGCGGCGGATGGAATTGTTTATGCCATGGCTGTTGCCCTGGGATTGACCACTGTCTTTGCAGTTTATTATTCATTTTTTGGCAATCACGCCGAGGGAGACTGGCTTTACCTGATCACCATAGGGCCAATGAACGCTCTTTTTGCCGTGATTCTGGGATTTTTCACCGGAATGGGCAAAATGCGCAAAAACCGTTTTATCGATTCCATGACAGGCCTCGGGGCAGCAACTTTCTTTCACGGAATATTCCGCTTCACCCTGCTGAGCAATGATATTCTTTTCTTTACTGCCTTTGCGGCCGGAACGCTGCTGATCGCATTCATCCTGATCCAACGCAGCAGATACGTCAAACCGGATTCAAAGTAA
- the dprA gene encoding DNA-processing protein DprA, which yields MDAEPLLYQIALTLIPGIGDVNARKLVSYTGSPEAVFKESRLALRKIPGIGEATVDVIFSHRDVLRRASEEVEFVQKYSIRTSFFTEKGYPERLKHCADSPVLVYSLGNADLNAPRILSVVGTRRATEYGREMCRRLIAGLKELDVLVVSGLAYGIDTCAHKSALDEGLRTVGVLAHGFDRIYPSQNNILAQRMQEHGGLITEFLSGTNPDRENFPRRNRVIAGLADATIVIEAGGKGGALITADIANSYNRDVFAVPGRIGDPMSEGCNNLIKTNRAALLQSAADVMYIMGWDKPVDKPPAAQRKLFVQLKPDEEAVVAILQEKGECSLDRICINSGMQTSKVAAALLNLEFEGIVKSLPGKIYRLL from the coding sequence ATGGACGCTGAACCACTCCTTTATCAGATTGCACTCACCCTGATTCCGGGCATAGGTGATGTCAATGCACGCAAGCTGGTTTCCTACACCGGCAGCCCCGAAGCGGTTTTCAAAGAAAGCCGTCTGGCTTTGCGGAAGATTCCGGGGATAGGCGAAGCTACAGTGGATGTGATTTTCAGCCATCGCGATGTATTGAGAAGAGCTAGCGAAGAGGTAGAATTTGTGCAGAAATACAGCATCCGCACGAGCTTTTTTACTGAGAAGGGTTACCCTGAGCGCCTGAAGCATTGTGCCGACAGCCCGGTGCTGGTCTATTCGCTTGGAAATGCTGACCTGAATGCACCCAGAATTTTGAGTGTGGTGGGGACCCGGCGCGCCACGGAATACGGGCGCGAAATGTGCCGCAGACTCATTGCCGGACTGAAGGAACTGGATGTATTGGTCGTCAGCGGTCTGGCATACGGGATTGATACCTGCGCCCATAAATCGGCCCTGGATGAAGGGTTAAGGACAGTCGGCGTGCTTGCCCACGGATTCGACAGGATTTATCCTTCGCAGAATAATATCCTGGCCCAGCGTATGCAGGAGCATGGCGGGCTGATTACAGAGTTTCTGAGTGGAACCAATCCCGACAGGGAGAATTTTCCCAGGCGCAACCGGGTGATTGCCGGATTGGCTGATGCCACCATTGTGATTGAGGCTGGCGGAAAGGGAGGAGCACTGATCACGGCGGATATAGCGAATTCATACAACCGTGATGTGTTTGCGGTTCCCGGAAGAATAGGTGACCCGATGTCGGAAGGCTGTAACAACCTGATCAAGACTAACCGCGCTGCCCTGCTGCAATCGGCCGCTGATGTCATGTACATCATGGGGTGGGACAAACCGGTGGATAAGCCTCCGGCTGCACAACGCAAACTGTTTGTTCAGCTAAAGCCCGACGAAGAGGCGGTAGTGGCAATACTGCAGGAAAAGGGAGAATGCAGCCTCGACAGGATATGTATCAACTCGGGAATGCAAACCAGCAAGGTAGCCGCTGCATTGCTTAACCTCGAATTTGAGGGAATCGTGAAAAGCCTTCCGGGAAAGATTTATCGTTTACTTTGA